The Rhodothermales bacterium genome contains the following window.
CGGAGCGCGCGCGTGAGCTGCTCGAAGCCGTCTGGCCCGCCGCCGTCGCCCGCGTCGAAGAGGAAGTCGCCGACATGCAGGCGATTGCGGACGCGGAGGGTGCGGACATCGACATCGCGCCGTGGGACTACCGCTACTACGCTGAGAAAGTCCGGCAGGCGAAGTACGACCTCGACTCCGACGAGGTTAAGCAGTACCTCCAGCTCGACAACCTCCGCGAGGCGATGTTCTACGTCGCCGGTGAGCTGTTTGGCTTCGCGTTCACGCCGGTGCCCGACGGCACCGTGCCCGTCTTCCACGAGGACGTGAAGGTGTGGGAGGTGACCGACCGCGACTCGGGCGACCTCGTCGGGCTGTGGTACCTCGACCCGTTCGCCCGCACCGGCAAGCGCAGTGGCGCGTGGGCCACGACGTACCGCAGCCACACGACGTTCGACGGCGCGAAGACCGTGCTCGCCTCTAACAATTCGAACTTCGTCAAGGGCGCGCCGGGCGAGCCCGTGCTCATCTCCTGGGACGACGCCGAGACGTTTTTCCACGAGTTCGGCCACGCCCTCCACTTCCTCGCCTCGAACGTCGCCTACCCGACGCTCAACGGCGGCGTCCGCGACTACACCGAGTTCCAGTCGCAGCTCCTCGAACGCTGGCTCTTCACCGACCCCGTGATCGACACGTACCTCGTCCACGTCGAGACCGGCGAGCCGATCCCGGCCGACCTCGTGCAGAAGATCAAAAACGCATCGACGTTCAACGAGGGCTTCGCGACGACGGAGTACCTCGCCTCCGCGCTGATGGATCTCGCCTACCACACCCACAGCGACCCCGCGAGCATCGACCCGGACACCTTCGAGCGCGAGACGCTGACCCGGCTCGGGATGCCGAGCGAGATCGTGATGCGGCACCGCTCGCCGCACTTCGGCCACGTGTTCTCGGGCGAGGGCTACGCGACAGGCTACTATGGCTACCTGTGGGCCGATGTGCTTACCGCTGACGCTGCCGAAGCGTTCGCCGAAGCGCCGGGCGGGTTCTACGACGCCGACCTCGCCGCGAAGCTCGTCGAGCACCTCTTCGCCCCACGCAACGCCGTCGACCCCGTCGAGGCCTACCGCTCGTTCCGGGGCCGCGACGCCCGGATCGACGCGCTCATGCGCGACCGCGGCTTCCCCGTCCCCGACGAGGACGGCACGCGCTAACGCCGGCCGCCGAGCAGCAGCACAGAGGGGGTGCCGGACGCGGGTCCGCACCCCCTCGCCTTTTTGAGCGTCTCCTCTACACTGTCATTGCGAGCGACCGAAGGGAGCGCGGCAACCCCGCAGGGCTCAGCGCAGCTAATCTCCATCGGTCTGCCAGCCTGCGTGAGATTAGCTGCGCTGAGCCCTTCGGGGGTTGCCACGTCGCTACGGGACGAGTCCCTCCGCTCCTCGCAATGACAGGCATGGAGATGCGAGCAGGCTTGTGGAGCGGTAACAGGGACTTAAAACGAGAGATCGCCAGAGGCTTCACCATTTCTTTTTAATGGGCGTACAGGACAGATTAGACCGATGGAAGCGCTACCATCTCACCGCGCCCACCTCAGGCTGCCCCTATTCCATTGACAGGCTCCGCAGAATCCCGTACCGTTGAGATGTGATTCGCTCCCTCGCACATAGCCGCCCAGCGCCTCGACGCGTCCGACGACTGGCATCGCCCCGTCGCCCGGCCGGCTATAGCGTAGAAATCGGAGCCTGATCCCGCATCACCCCCCGACTTTCCAAGCGCTGACGCCCTCCCGGGTGTCAGCGCTTTCTCTTTTTACCCCCGCCTCATGTCCATCGTCCTCGCCTTCAGCGGCGGCCTCGACACTTCGTTCTGCGTCCCCTATCTCCGGGAGACCACGGGCGAGGAGGTCCACACCGTCACCGTCAACACGGGCGGCTTCGGCCCCGACGAGTTGGCGGCCGTCGAGCAGCGCGCGCTCAACCTCGGCGCCGCGAGTCATACGACCGTCGACGCCCGCGCCGAGCTGTTCGACCGCGTGCTCGCCTACCTCATCCAGGGCAACGTCCTCCGCGGCGGCGTCTACCCGCTGTGCGTCGGGCCCGAGCGCGTGGTCCAGGCCACCGTGCTCGTCCGCGAGGCCGCCCGCCTCGGCGCGACGACGGTCGCCCACGGCTCGACGGGCGCGGGCAACGACCAGGTCCGGTTCGACACGGCGCTCCGGCTCCTCGCCGAGACGGAATTGAGCGAGCCCATCGAGATCCTCACGCCGATCCGCAGCCTCGGGCTCACGCGCGAAGCGTCGGCGGCGTACCTCGCAGAGCGCGGCGTGGACGTGCCGGCGAAGACGACGGCCTACTCCATCAACCGCGGCCTGTGGGGAACGACGATTGGCGGGCGTGAGACGCACACGCCCGAAGGCATTGTGCCCGAGAGCGCGTGGCCCGACACCGTCGCCCCCGCCGACGCGCCGGACACGCCGCTCCGCATCGAGATCGGCTTCGAGCAGGGCCGCCCTGTCTCGCTCGACGGCGAGGCGTTCGAGCCTGTCGCCCTCGTCGAGTGGCTGAACGCCGAGGGCGCCGCGCACGGCGTCGGCCGGGGCATCCACGTCGGCGACACGATCCTCGGCATCAAAGGCCGCGTGGCGTTCGAGGCCCCAGCCGCGCTGACGCTCATCGCCGCGCACCGCGAGTTGGAGAAGCTCGTGCTCACGCGGTGGCAGCAGCACCACAAAGCCCACCTCGCCGACGTCTACGGCATGCTCGTCCACGAAGGCCAGTACTTCGACCCCGTCCTCCGCGACGTCGAAGCGTTCTTCGCCTCCAGCCAGCAGCGCGTGACCGGGACCGTGACAGTCGAGTGGTTCAAAGGCGCCGTCCGCGTCCTCGCCGCCTCCAGCCCGCACTCGCTCTTCGACGCGGGTGTGGCCCGCTACGGCGAGACGAACGCGCTGTGGGACGGCCGCGACGCCGAGGGCTTCACGCGGATCTACGGCGTCCAGGCCTACCTCGCCGCCCGCGCCACCACCGCCGACGCCGCCCCATCCAGCGACCAGCACTCCGCCGCCCACCTCCTCGCCTTTTCCTAGCGCTTTATCGCGCCCCGACCCCGCCTCCGATGACCACCCACACCGCCCAACACGTCGCATCCAGCACCTCCCCCTGCGGCCTCTCGCACCACCTCCACGTCTCCCCCTACGTCGTCGCTGAAGAAGGCTACTGCCTCGCCGTCCGCGCCCTCGACACGAAGGAGGTCTACAACCAGATCGAAGGCGCCGACGGCGTGTTTCGCACGATCCAGGCCGGCGACATCCTCGTCGGAGCCCTCGGCGAGCGGCAGGCGCTCAAGGGCTACAGCGGGCGGATCCCGCGCACGATCCTCCCCGGCGACACGCTCCACGTCCTCAACATGGGCGGCATCCTCGGGCGGTGCACGAGCGACCACCCCGACCTCGGGCCGGCTCTCCGCGTCGAAGTGCTCGGGGCCGTCGTGACGAGTGAGGAAGGGCGGCACGCGCGGATTCAGGATCACGCCATCGAGTCGGCCGAGCACCTCGCGCACTCGGCGCCGCTCGTGTTCGTAAGCGGCACGGCGATGAACACGGGCAAGACGCACGCGGCGGCCGAACTCGTGGCGGGCCTCACGCAACGCGGCTTCCGCGTCGCCGCCGCCAAGCTGACCGGCGCCTCGCTCATGCGCGACGTCCGGGCGATGGCCGCCCACGGCGCCGTCTGCACCGCGACGTTCACCGAGGCCGGCGTCGTGGCCTCAACGGGCCAGAACATGGTGCCGATCGCGAAGGGCCTCATCGCCCACCTCAACGCGTGCGCGCCCGACGTGATCGTGCTCGAACTCGGTGACGGCATCATCGGGCCCTACGGCGTGGACGACATCCTGCAGGACATGGAGATGCAGCGGCTCACGGCCGCCCACGTCCTCGCCGCCACCGACCTCGCCGGGGCGTGGGCCGCCGACCAGCTCTTCCGCAACCGGTACCGCGCCGAGCTCGCCGTCGTCGTCGGCCCGGCGACGGACACCGAAGTCGGGAGGCGGTACCTGAAGAACACGCTCGGCGTGCCCGGCATCAACGCGCGGAGCGAAGCCGAGCGGCTCTCGGCGCTCGTCGCCGCGCGCGTTGCCCGGTTCGAGGTCCCGCTCGGCGACGGCCTCGCCACCGACGCGCCGACGCTGCACGACCTGCGGTGGGAGGCGGCCCGGTGACGGTCGATTCCTCTCCCCTCCGAGTTGCCGTCCTCCACGGCGCGGGCTACGTCGGCGCCGAGCTGATCCGCCTGCTCCTCGCCCATCCGCACGCGGACATCTCCGCGGTGACGAGCCGCACGTTCGCCGGGCAGCCCGTCGCGGCGGCGCACCCCGCGCTCCGCGGCGTCACCGACCTCGCGTTCGTCGCGCCCGACGCGCACAGCGCGGATGACTTCGACGCGGCGTTCGTTTGCGCCGAGCACGGGCAGGGCGCGGCGGCGGTGTCGGCACTCCGCGACGCCGGGTTCGATGGGCTCATCGTCGACCTCTCGGCCGATCACCGGCTGAAGGACGCGGCGCTCTATCCCCGCTGGTACGGGCTCGACCACCCCGCACCGAAGCGGCTGGCCGAGGCAGTGTACGGTCTCGCCGAGATCCACGCCGACGCGATTGCCGAGGCGAGGCTCGTCGCGAACCCTGGCTGCTTCGCCACGGGCTTGACGCTCGCCCTCTGCCCGCTCGCCCGTCACCTCGACCCGCTCGACGCGCACGTGACGGCGCTCACCGGCGCCTCAGGCTCTGGTGGCCGACCGTCCGCCACGACGCACTTCCCCTCGCGCGACGGGAATGTGCGGGCGTACAAAGTGCTCGCGCACCAGCACCTCGCCGAAGTGCAGCAACTCCTCGGGCCGAGCGCGACCGTGCGGTTCGTCCCCGCGAGCGGCCCGTGGACGCGCGGCATCTGGGGCACGGCCCACGTCGAGCTCCCGTACGGCGTGACGGCCGATGACGTCGCGGCGTGGTTCGCCGATGCCTACGGCGCGAAGCCGTTCGTCCGCCTCTCGCCCGGCGTGCTGCCCGAGCTGCTGCCCGTCGTCGGCTCGCCATTCTGCGACCTCGGCTGGGTCGTGCAAGACGAGCACCTCGTCGTCGGCTTCGCACTCGACAACCTGCTCAAAGGGGCCGCGAGTCAGGCGGTCCAGAACCTCAACCTCGCCCTCGGGCTGCCGGAGACGGCGGGCCTGCTGCCGGCCTCGCCCGTCCTCGTCTGATGATGACCGCCGATCTCGAACCCACCCTCGCCGACCCGTTCGCCCTCGAAGACGCGTGGACGCTCCCGACGTACGCCAAGCCACCCGTCGCGCTCGTCCGCGGCGAGGGCGTGACGGTGTGGGACACGGAGGGGAACAGCTACCTCGACCTCTACGGCGGCCACTGCGTCGCCCTCCTCGGCCACTGCCCGCCGCGCGTCGTCGATGCGATTCGGCGGCAGGCGGGCGAGTTGCTGTTCTACTCGAACGCGATGTACAGCCCCGTCCGCGCCGAGGCCGCCCAGAAGCTCGCCGCGCTCGCGCCCGACGGGCTCGGCCGCGTGTTCTTCTGCAACTCCGGCACCGAGGCGAACGAGACCGCGCTGAAGCTCGCCCGCGCCTTCACCGGCCGGCCCGCCATCGTCGCGATGACGGGCGGCTTCCACGGCCGCACGCTCGGCAGCCTCGCCACGACGTGGGGCGACCACTACCACGCGCCGTACCGCGCCGCCCTCCCCGCGACGCGCTTCGTCCCCTTCGGCGATGCCGACGCGGCCGAGGCCGCGCTCGCATCCGGCGATGTCGCCGCCGTGATCCTCGAACCGATCCAGAGCATGGCCGGGATCGTCGAGGCTGCGCCGGATTACTACCGCGCGCTCCGCGATCTCTGTGACACACACGGGACGCTCCTGATTTTCGACGAGGTGCAGACGGGTGTCGGGCGGACGGGGCAGTTCACGTACGGCGCGCACGTCGGCGTGACGCCGGACCTCATCACGCTCGCGAAGAGCCTCGGCGCGGGCGTGCCCGTCGGCGCCACGCTCGTCCACGAGCGGATCGCAGCGACGGTGCAGTCGGGCGATCAGGGAACGACGTTCGGCGGCGGAATGCTGGCGATGGCCGCCGTCGCGGCCACGCTCGACACGCTCGTCGACGAGGCGTTGATGCCCCGCGCCGAGGCCCTCTTCGCTCGCTTCCGCGATGCGCTCACCGCGCTCGACGGCGTGGTCGATGTACGCGGGCGCGGCGGACTCATCGGCGTCGAGTTCGACCGGCCGGCCAAGCCCGTCGTCGGTGCCCTCCGCGAGCGCGGCATCCTCGTCGGAAGCTCGAACGAGCAGCACACGCTCCGCCTCATGCCGCCGCTCGTCACGCCATTCGACGCAGCCGACACCCTCGCCTCCGCCCTCTCCGACGTGCTCGCCTGACCTTCTCCTTATCCCCATGTCATCCCGAGCTTGTCGAGGGATCTCTCGCAGCGAAACGACCGCTCAATAGAGATCCTTCGGCTCCGCTGCGCTCCGCTCAGGATGACAGGAGGATAGGCCGCGACCCTTCTGTTTCTGACCCCCTTCATCCTTTTCCCTTTCCGCGTGCCGCACCTCACGAGTTGGTCCGACCTGCCTGACGCCGTCTGGGACGCCTGCCTCGCTCGCGCCCTCACGCACCGGCAGGACCGGCGCTGGACCGACGCCGCGCGCGGCAAAGCGCTCGGCCTCCTCTTCTTCAACCCGAGCCTCCGCACGCGGACCTCGATGGAACTCGCCGCCGCCCACCTCGGCGCGTTCCCCACGGTCCTCACGCCGGGGCAGGGCACGTGGAATCTGGAGTGGCGCGACGGCGTGCGGATGGACGCCGACAAGGCCGAGCACGTCCGCGAAGCCATCGGCGTGCTCTCGCGCTACGTCGACGCGCTCGGCGTGCGGACCTTCGCCTCGCTTACCGACCGCGACGCTGACCTCGCCGACGCCGCGTTCCATGCCGTCGTCGCAGCCTCCGACGTACCCGTCGTCAACCTCGAATCGGCACGGTGGCACCCGTGCCAGGCCCTCGCCGACGCGGCGGCGCTGTCGGAGCGCTTCGGGGGCGAGGTGCGGGGCCGGAGATTCGTGCTCTCGTGGGCGCCGCACCCGAGCCCGCTTCCGCGCGCCGTCCCCAACTCGGCCTTGCTGATGGCGGCGCGGCTCGGGATGGACGTCGTCGTTGCCCGGCCGGATGGCTTCGCGCTCGACGCCGACGTGCACGCGCTCGCCGCCGAGACGGCCGCCCGCTGCGGCGGCTCCGTCGCCGAGACCGACGACCGGGACGCGGCCTTTGCCGGGGCGCACGTCGTCTACGCGAAGGCGTGGGCCGGCGAGGCCGTGTACGAGGACCGCGGCGCCGAGGCCGCCCGCCGCACCGCGCTCGACGCGTGGCGCGTGACGGAGCGGGCCCTCGCTGCCACCGACGACGGCGTGTTCATGCACTGCCTGCCCGTCCGCCGCGAGGTCGTCGTGGACGGCGCCGTGCTCGACGGCCCGCGCGCGCTCCATTTGTTGCAGGCCGAGTACCGACTTCACGCGCAGAAAGCTATACTGGAGTGGATCTGGGACCTCCTTCCGACTGCGCCATGAGTTCGACTGTCATCAAACTGGGCGGGGCCCTCCTCGCCGATTCCGCCGCGCTCGCCGCCGTTTGGTACGGCGTGGCCGCGCTCAACCGCAACGGGCCGGTCGTCGTCGTCCACGGCGGCGGGCCGCAGGCGACGGCCCTCGCGCGGCGGCTCGGGCACGAGCCCCGCTTCGTCGCCGGCCGCCGCATCACGACCGACCTCGACCTCGACATCGCGCTCTGGACGATGCGCGGCGCGCTCAACGCCCGGCTCGTCGCTTCAGCGCGGGCGACCGGCCTCCCGGCCGTCGGGCTCTCCTGCATCGATGGCGGACTCGTCCGCGTGGAGCGCCGGCCGCCGCGCCACGTCGACGGCCAAACCGTGGACTTCGGCCACGTCGGCGACGTGACGGGCAGCGATCCGGCCGTCCTCGAAGCGCTCCTCGGTGCGGGCTTCCTCCCCATCGTTGCCCCGCTCTGCGCCGACGGCGCGGGCCGGGTGTACAACGTCAACGCCGACACCGTCGCCCTCACGCTCGCCGAGGCGGCGTGGGCCGACACGCTCCTGCTCGTCGCCGAGACGGGCGGCGTCTTCCGCGACCCCGCCGACGCGGGCAGCCGGCTCTCAGGGATCGACGTGCGCGGGTTCGAGGCGGGCGTCGCTGAGGGATGGATCGCGGGCGGGATGCGGCCGAAGCTCGAAGTCGGATTCGAGGCGCGGCGGGCGGGCGTCCCACACGTCCGCGTCTGCGCGCCCGACGGGATCGCCGATCCGACTGCTGGGACGGTGCTGCGCTGATGCCGTCGCCCGTCCTCGCGCTCCACGCCGACCTCGTCCGCATCCCCTCGCTCAGCCACGACGAGCGGGCCGCCGCCGATTTCGTCGAACGGCACGCCCGCGCGTCGGCCGCGCCCGTCGAGGTCGGCCGGCTCGACGACAACGTGTGGGTATCGCTCGGCGACGGTGACGACGTGCTCCTCCTCGCCTCGCACCTCGACGTAGTGCCACCGAGTGCGGAGCACCCGTACCCGCCGTTCGAGCCGATCGTCGTGGACGGGAAGGTGTACGGGCGCGGCGCCGTCGATGCGAAGGCGAGTGGCGCGGCGATGCTGCAAGCCCTCCTCGACCTCGCCGCCGAGGGCTTCCGCCCGGCGGGCCGCATCGTCGTCTCCCTGACCGCGTGCGAGGAGACGGGCGGCAGCTACAACGGGCTAGACCACCTGCAGCGCGAGGTCTTCGGCTCGGCGCTCCCGCCCGTGTCCGCCGCGATTATCGGCGAGCCGACGGAGCTGCGGCCCTGCCTCGCCCAGAAGGGTTTGCTCATCCTCACGGCGACGGCGCACGGCCGGA
Protein-coding sequences here:
- a CDS encoding M3 family metallopeptidase; translated protein: MTEHATASPPLLQEWDGPYGGVPAFDAMNLDALEPSLEQGMADHLREIDAIADNPAPPTFENTIVALEGAGQPLGRVFTYYGIWSSNRSSPEFREIQQRMAPKLSEYGSKITQNERLFERVAAVWAQRHDLGLRPDQVRLVELVYDGFARNGATLDGAAKERYAAINQRLAELHTRFANNVLADEEGYVLYLTADQLSGLPQSFVNAAAAAAEERGRAGEYAVTNTRSSMDPFLTYSDERALREQVWKTYYSRGDNADEHDNNALITEILQLRDERVGLLGYDNYAQWRLEDRMAKTPERARELLEAVWPAAVARVEEEVADMQAIADAEGADIDIAPWDYRYYAEKVRQAKYDLDSDEVKQYLQLDNLREAMFYVAGELFGFAFTPVPDGTVPVFHEDVKVWEVTDRDSGDLVGLWYLDPFARTGKRSGAWATTYRSHTTFDGAKTVLASNNSNFVKGAPGEPVLISWDDAETFFHEFGHALHFLASNVAYPTLNGGVRDYTEFQSQLLERWLFTDPVIDTYLVHVETGEPIPADLVQKIKNASTFNEGFATTEYLASALMDLAYHTHSDPASIDPDTFERETLTRLGMPSEIVMRHRSPHFGHVFSGEGYATGYYGYLWADVLTADAAEAFAEAPGGFYDADLAAKLVEHLFAPRNAVDPVEAYRSFRGRDARIDALMRDRGFPVPDEDGTR
- a CDS encoding aspartate aminotransferase family protein; this encodes MMTADLEPTLADPFALEDAWTLPTYAKPPVALVRGEGVTVWDTEGNSYLDLYGGHCVALLGHCPPRVVDAIRRQAGELLFYSNAMYSPVRAEAAQKLAALAPDGLGRVFFCNSGTEANETALKLARAFTGRPAIVAMTGGFHGRTLGSLATTWGDHYHAPYRAALPATRFVPFGDADAAEAALASGDVAAVILEPIQSMAGIVEAAPDYYRALRDLCDTHGTLLIFDEVQTGVGRTGQFTYGAHVGVTPDLITLAKSLGAGVPVGATLVHERIAATVQSGDQGTTFGGGMLAMAAVAATLDTLVDEALMPRAEALFARFRDALTALDGVVDVRGRGGLIGVEFDRPAKPVVGALRERGILVGSSNEQHTLRLMPPLVTPFDAADTLASALSDVLA
- a CDS encoding N-acetylornithine carbamoyltransferase — encoded protein: MPHLTSWSDLPDAVWDACLARALTHRQDRRWTDAARGKALGLLFFNPSLRTRTSMELAAAHLGAFPTVLTPGQGTWNLEWRDGVRMDADKAEHVREAIGVLSRYVDALGVRTFASLTDRDADLADAAFHAVVAASDVPVVNLESARWHPCQALADAAALSERFGGEVRGRRFVLSWAPHPSPLPRAVPNSALLMAARLGMDVVVARPDGFALDADVHALAAETAARCGGSVAETDDRDAAFAGAHVVYAKAWAGEAVYEDRGAEAARRTALDAWRVTERALAATDDGVFMHCLPVRREVVVDGAVLDGPRALHLLQAEYRLHAQKAILEWIWDLLPTAP
- the argB gene encoding acetylglutamate kinase; the encoded protein is MSSTVIKLGGALLADSAALAAVWYGVAALNRNGPVVVVHGGGPQATALARRLGHEPRFVAGRRITTDLDLDIALWTMRGALNARLVASARATGLPAVGLSCIDGGLVRVERRPPRHVDGQTVDFGHVGDVTGSDPAVLEALLGAGFLPIVAPLCADGAGRVYNVNADTVALTLAEAAWADTLLLVAETGGVFRDPADAGSRLSGIDVRGFEAGVAEGWIAGGMRPKLEVGFEARRAGVPHVRVCAPDGIADPTAGTVLR
- a CDS encoding M20/M25/M40 family metallo-hydrolase, which translates into the protein MPSPVLALHADLVRIPSLSHDERAAADFVERHARASAAPVEVGRLDDNVWVSLGDGDDVLLLASHLDVVPPSAEHPYPPFEPIVVDGKVYGRGAVDAKASGAAMLQALLDLAAEGFRPAGRIVVSLTACEETGGSYNGLDHLQREVFGSALPPVSAAIIGEPTELRPCLAQKGLLILTATAHGRTAHAARAHLGTNALTVAARDLLTVDGFAFDKSDPLLGAPTVTATVIEGGSAKNVVPDRCTFTLDVRSTPAYTHADLAALFRDTLESEVAVYSDRLVPCRTAPDARIAQAAASALTDLGLDPTPFGSPTASDWVFVHDVPAVKLGPGRSELSHTAEEHVEIAQLTRAVEVYRQIIRHYFAR
- the argG gene encoding argininosuccinate synthase; the encoded protein is MSIVLAFSGGLDTSFCVPYLRETTGEEVHTVTVNTGGFGPDELAAVEQRALNLGAASHTTVDARAELFDRVLAYLIQGNVLRGGVYPLCVGPERVVQATVLVREAARLGATTVAHGSTGAGNDQVRFDTALRLLAETELSEPIEILTPIRSLGLTREASAAYLAERGVDVPAKTTAYSINRGLWGTTIGGRETHTPEGIVPESAWPDTVAPADAPDTPLRIEIGFEQGRPVSLDGEAFEPVALVEWLNAEGAAHGVGRGIHVGDTILGIKGRVAFEAPAALTLIAAHRELEKLVLTRWQQHHKAHLADVYGMLVHEGQYFDPVLRDVEAFFASSQQRVTGTVTVEWFKGAVRVLAASSPHSLFDAGVARYGETNALWDGRDAEGFTRIYGVQAYLAARATTADAAPSSDQHSAAHLLAFS
- the argC gene encoding N-acetyl-gamma-glutamyl-phosphate reductase — protein: MTVDSSPLRVAVLHGAGYVGAELIRLLLAHPHADISAVTSRTFAGQPVAAAHPALRGVTDLAFVAPDAHSADDFDAAFVCAEHGQGAAAVSALRDAGFDGLIVDLSADHRLKDAALYPRWYGLDHPAPKRLAEAVYGLAEIHADAIAEARLVANPGCFATGLTLALCPLARHLDPLDAHVTALTGASGSGGRPSATTHFPSRDGNVRAYKVLAHQHLAEVQQLLGPSATVRFVPASGPWTRGIWGTAHVELPYGVTADDVAAWFADAYGAKPFVRLSPGVLPELLPVVGSPFCDLGWVVQDEHLVVGFALDNLLKGAASQAVQNLNLALGLPETAGLLPASPVLV